In Hyalangium gracile, the genomic window CCCCCTTCCGGGAGGCTCCAGCATCTACCGGCTTTTCCGAGATTGCCTGTCATCCGCCGCGGGGTGCCACAGGTGGTGCGTTCTGCAACGCTGCGCGGCGAGGGAGCCGGTGCGCCTACCGCTTGCGCACATTGGCGGCGCGCTGGAGCACCGTCTGCTTCCGGGTGCCCTCCTCGCCGCGCATCCACTCCTTCATGGCGGGCACCACCTGCTTGCTCCAGGCACGGCCCGCGCGCACGGTGATGAAGGCCTCCACCAGGGTGTGGACGATGTTGGAGAGCTGCTCGACCAGGTAGAGCCGCTCGCCGAGCTGGGAGTCCTCATCCTCGCTCATCAGCTGAGGGAGCTTGGCGGCGCGGAGGTCGAGGAACTCGGCGTCCAGCGTCGTCTCATACACCTTCTCGCCGTGGGTGAGCATCAGGCGCGCCTGGTGGACGAGCAGGCCGCGATCCAGCGAGTGCTTCACCTGCTCCGAGTAGGGAGCCATGGCGCCGCGAGCCGACAGCTCGGTCACGTCGCCGCTGACGCCCTTGAGCACCACGCGCCCGAGGAAGAGGACGACGACGCCGGCCTTCTCGAACTCGACCAGCGGCTCGCCGGCCTCCGAGCGCCACAGCAGCCAGGTGAGGAACTCCCGGCCCAGGTACGCCTTGCCGCGCAGCAGGGCCTCGCGAGCCTTGCCACGTTCGACCTCGGCCTCGTCCTGCTTCTCCTCGGTGGCGGCGCCATCGATGCCGACCTCACCGCGCATGAAGGCCGCTTCCTGGCGGGCCTGCTCACGCTTCCCCATGACGCACCTCCTCCACCGGCAGCTCGGCCGCCAGCTCGACACCGATCAGCTCCGCGGTCGGCCCCAGGGCCGACTCCTCGATGCCCATGCGCGCGGCGGCGGCGGCGGGGATGAGCGGAGTGAGCTTCACCTTGAACGCCGTCTCGACACCGTTGAGCACCTCCTCCACGGCCTTGCGCGAGGCGGCCCAGACTTGCAGCTGCTGGGTCTTCAGGTTCCAGCTCACGTCATGCACCTTGGTGATGGGCACGGCGCGGTTGCGGAGCATCTGGCGCAGCGAGGAGCGGTTCTCGGTCTTCTCTCCGCGGCTGGGGGGGCGGCCCTTCTCCTTCTGGAAGGCGGCGGCCCACTTGTCGACCTCGGCGCGGAGCACGGCGCCCGGAATCTTGATCTGGTCGATGCGGTAGGAGAACAGGGCGTACTCCCCATAGAAGAGGCTGCCGGCGGAGAACTCGGAGGCGTCGTGGTTCTCCAGCTCGACGAAGCCGGCGGCTCGCTCCTCCTCGGAGCGGCGGTCGATGGGGGCGAAGGCACGGGCCTTGAGGGCGCGAG contains:
- the rdgC gene encoding recombination-associated protein RdgC; the encoded protein is MPVLRGAVTLSRFLVEPAEGAAADLKRSLSRALKARAFAPIDRRSEEERAAGFVELENHDASEFSAGSLFYGEYALFSYRIDQIKIPGAVLRAEVDKWAAAFQKEKGRPPSRGEKTENRSSLRQMLRNRAVPITKVHDVSWNLKTQQLQVWAASRKAVEEVLNGVETAFKVKLTPLIPAAAAARMGIEESALGPTAELIGVELAAELPVEEVRHGEA